In Spodoptera frugiperda isolate SF20-4 chromosome 13, AGI-APGP_CSIRO_Sfru_2.0, whole genome shotgun sequence, the following are encoded in one genomic region:
- the LOC118270272 gene encoding WASH complex subunit 2 isoform X2 — protein sequence MESHILNTYTYREAPFRPIGHKVMRMKIDSLSSESSSGNQNSPEYSTQISVPQLRHSVDSNGDDTEINISHTSNNSSSSSEDESSETEENIDVENAEETTEDPTEEPTVRENGYEVSEEQDISLDYEEILAVEDAETGAEIEIHKSLPTSLELNENCLVEDDDYMVYTVIAVDPDDCDDDDDDDEEEEEEEETEDVASVIDTETDATVINTEADAPVIHTEADASVINTEAAEEVEAAEEAEATLMADIPNGTDISHNSITYLERNTTEEVVNVCVSPVVSNVNNNVDTNQHILEEDVPVVRAIDDYFNKDISLPVGNIHGFLPKTPDEHIIKEHSNHYIPENVQQITSKLTSSYIDPAHHVLPPTQVTNLSKEDLEAWPRIQSIKRFLLEDIHTIMKSRPIQKSSSVPQSPVPHMCMEYDDVKQSMTFEDLDLSDLGLDSDRDKLDTSAPRILTDEDVNSFLITEKKEVIQEEDNFHIEDMDLERPLEATISVSSPVPVLNRSSTPIQTVLDFCIEKSANKKEIATETKGELEDFVDVESCNETVLPVLEANNVNSLLEQFEASENMNKKKKDKSSAVTSKNSVKSGLSNGTRLQDAGMQLNKNKMRQILMPPTPLNATSRRSPSPVHSDHDYCSPKKRSSLPKVKGGQSLLKPDIVSKNKILNSRHRSCKSKKVVYHLSSDEEDNGVKSKKPVKEEAESKKSSSKPAIQSNCRRKLSPPLSAPDSCKDDKKSVIEKEACKASDINSQNCNGRIKLLIKNKSEVILNCDPVDSQKNIEKCKNSDSEKNNNLDKKEKRIDRHKVKTLDNAETATVKEPKGTEARPKQDNFYTALFSNKQDVQIPQPIKLKPEKRPDNDESNKCMLVAAITKEVEQPQKKKKLNLQEYKLRKGASSNNSSATVSPEAIFPDMPSPGLDKAVKCPLIKTNGTNNIPKPNEPEYFDPIKEASRKILLNTNKKKAEALRKREENIVMSKIPKVDILQLQPLISEAEMLQIVGMKPQPEIVPVPSHTEKPQQPAQQQYEELILVSVGTNTDDKITPIEEPEVKASSLINFKIKKADNVLKQNVFDVKRGKTSTDDKADKKIDKKRYKDIAATLKSVEKQVETRNLSNSLFSSIQDVVLKKAPEKVESVEPSSSKSQHEKRNTTIVREYDPKAEHGEDKVILHLGKKRNKPVTSTISIQTDSLPEFTELPVATTLKKRPSPVAPARQRNDSDMSVSSESSVSRKSNESAKNRKTKIVPKHKDSREKVHRSRSKDRYDSKYSRRRSRSASRGRRRRSHSRSRSRSRSRSRSRGYRRYRRSDSPYKRKHRSRSPYQNRSHRSRSRPTSTRSKSPAAKKLKLTPPTNSNDRKIIKSHTPPLRKPTISESSDSSSSSSSSSSSSSSSSSSSSSSSSSSSASSTKSRRSVGSSTKSRRSVSSYKRDEPYKTKSYRGYSSEDRESNTLVEERRIVFVGRLEKDITKMTLKNQFSKFGHVVEVRLHSKEDGSRYGFVTYQRARDAWSAVEAASSFPQYDVGFGGRRAFCRQSYADLDGLEAKYTESAFHGQVALPPIRNEDDNTFDQMLLEMKQKLSQRKSEHKRSDDSKP from the exons ATGGAGTCGCacatattaaatacatacacgTATCGGGAGGCTCCGTTTCGTCCGATCGGACACAAAGTCATGCGTATGAAGATTGACTCCCTATCATCAGAAAGCAGTAGTGGTAACCAAAACAGTCCTGAATACTCCACGCAAATCAGTGTGCCACAATTGAGGCATTCTGTTGACAGCAATGGTGACGACACTGAG ATTAATATAAGTCACACGAGTAATAATAGCAGTAGCAGCTCAGAAGATGAAAGCTCTGAGACAGAGGAAAATATAGATGTAGAGAATGCAGAAGAAACTACAGAGGACCCTACAGAGGAACCTACAGTGAGAGAGAATGGGTATGAGGTTAGTGAAGAACAGGATATCAGTTTGGATTACGAAGAAATCCTCGCAGTAGAAGATGCGGAAACTGGTGCAGAAATTGAGATACATAAGTCTTTACCAACATCTTTGGAGCTCAACGAGAATTGTTTGGTAGAAGATGATGACTATATGGTTTATACTGTGATTGCGGTAGATCCAGACGACTgtgacgacgacgacgatgatgatgaggaagaagaagaagaagaagaaacagAAGATGTTGCTTCTGTCATAGATACAGAAACTGACGCTACTGTCATAAATACAGAAGCTGATGCTCCTGTCATACACACAGAAGCTGATGCTTCTGTCATAAATACAGAAGCTGCTGAAGAGGTAGAAGCTGCAGAAGAGGCAGAAGCTACCTTAATGGCAGATATACCGAATGGTACCGATATCAGCCATAACTCTATCACATATCTAGAAAGAAATACTACAGAGGAAGTGGTAAATGTATGTGTTTCTCCAGTGGTTTCAAATGTCAATAATAATGTCGATACAAACCAACACATACTGGAGGAAGACGTTCCTGTAGTCAGAGCTATCGATGACTACTTTAACAAGGATATATCACTCCCAGTTGGAAACATACACGGTTTCCTCCCTAAAACACCTGATGAACACATTATTAAAGAACATAGTAACCACTACATACCAGAAAATGTTCAACAAATTACATCAAAGTTAACAAGTAGTTACATTGATCCAGCCCATCACGTATTGCCCCCAACTCAGGTCACCAACTTATCAAAAGAAGACTTAGAGGCCTGGCCAAGAATCCAAAGTATAAAGAGGTTCCTCTTAGAGGACATTCACACAATCATGAAATCTCGGCCCATACAAAAGTCGTCTTCGGTGCCGCAATCACCTGTGCCGCATATGTGCATGGAATATGATGATGTTAAGCAAAGTATGACCTTCGAGGACCTAGATTTATCTGATCTAGGTTTAGACAGTGATAGAGATAAACTAGATACTAGTGCGCCGCGTATTTTAACGGACGAAGATGTGAATAGCTTTTTAATTACTGAAAAGAAGGAAGTTATACAAGAAGAGGACAATTTCCATATCGAAGATATGGATCTAGAGCGTCCTCTCGAAGCTACCATCTCTGTTTCTTCGCCTGTCCCTGTGTTAAATCGCTCATCCACACCTATTCAAACAGTTCTAGACTTTTGCATAGAAAAGTCGgctaataaaaaagaaatagcgACAGAGACAAAAGGTGAATTAGAAGATTTCGTGGATGTCGAATCTTGTAACGAGACAGTATTGCCAGTTTTAGAAGCTAATAATGTGAACTCTCTGTTAGAACAATTCGAAGCCTCtgaaaatatgaacaaaaaGAAGAAAGATAAATCGAGCGCTGTGACATCCAAAAATAGTGTAAAAAGTGGTTTGTCCAATGGCACGCGGCTTCAAGACGCTGGAATgcaattaaataagaataaaatgcGGCAAATACTG ATGCCGCCCACACCACTAAATGCGACCAGCAGGCGGTCACCGAGCCCCGTTCACTCGGATCATGACTACTGCTCGCCGAAAAAGCGGAGTAGCTTGCCCAAAGTCAAGGGAGGGCAAAGCTTACTCAAACCCGACATAGTcagcaaaaacaaaatacttaattctAGACATAGGTCgtgtaaaagtaaaaaagtggTTTACCATTTGAGTAGTGACGAAGAAGACAATGGTGTAAAAAGCAAGAAACCAGTGAAAGAGGAAGCAGAAAGTAAAAAAAGCAGTAGTAAACCGGCCATTCAATCGAACTGTCGTAGAAAACTGTCCCCACCCCTAAGTGCACCAGATAGTTGTAAAGACGATAAAAAATCTGTGATCGAAAAGGAAGCTTGTAAAGCTAGTGATATTAATAGTCAAAATTGTAATGGTAGGattaagttacttattaagAATAAATCTGAAGTTATACTAAACTGTGATCCTGTAGACTCTCAGAAAAATATAGAGAAGTGTAAAAATAGTGAtagtgaaaaaaataacaatttagacaaaaaagaaaaacgaatAGATAGGCATAAAGTTAAAACTTTGGATAATGCAGAGACTGCTACTGTGAAGGAGCCGAAAGGAACCGAAGCCCGTCCCAAACAGGACAACTTTTACACAGCATTGTTTAGTAATAAGCAAGACGTCCAGATCCCGCAGCCAATAAAGCTGAAGCCGGAGAAGAGGCCAGACAATGACGAATCAAATAAGTGCATGTTGGTAGCAGCTATTACGAAAGAGGTTGAACAACCGCAGAAGAAAAAGAAGCTTAACTTGCAAGAATACAAGTTGAGAAAGGGAGCAAGTTCGAACAACAGCTCCGCGACAGTCAGCCCTGAAGCGATATTCCCTGACATGCCCAGCCCTGGATTGGATAAAGCAGTGAAATGTCCACTCATAAAAACGAATGGCACTAATAATATTCCTAAGCCTAACGAACCAGAATATTTCGACCCCATTAAAGAGGCATCGAGAAAAATATTGCTAAATACGAATAAAAAGAAAGCAGAGGCACTAAGGAAGAGAGAGGAGAATATTGTAATGAGCAAGATACCGAAAGTTGATATTCTTCAACTACAGCCGCTAATAAGTGAGGCTGAGATGCTGCAAATAGTTGGGATGAAACCTCAGCCTGAAATAGTGCCAGTGCCTTCGCATACTGAGAAACCACAACAGCCGGCTCAGCAACAGTATGAAGAGTTAATCTTGGTGAGTGTCGGCACCAATACAGACGATAAAATTACCCCCATCGAAGAACCTGAAGTAAAAGCGTCGTCTctcattaatttcaaaattaagaaAGCCGATAATGTACTAAAACAGAATGTGTTCGATGTAAAAAGAGGAAAAACGTCCACAGATGATAAAGCTGACAAAAAAATTGATAAGAAACGTTACAAAGACATCGCCGCTACGTTAAAGAGTGTTGAGAAACAGGTTGAGACGAGAAATCTGAGTAATTCACTATTCTCGAGCATCCAAGATGTGGTCTTGAAGAAAGCTCCCGAGAAGGTGGAGTCGGTAGAACCAAGCAGTTCTAAGTCTCAACATGAGAAACGTAATACTACTATAGTACGGGAATATGATCCTAAGGCGGAACACGGCGAAGACAAGGTTATTTTACATCTAGGCAAGAAAAGGAATAAACCAGTGACTTCTACCATAAGTATACAGACAGATTCACTACCTGAGTTTACTGAGCTGCCAGTTGCGACTACACTGAAAAAGAGACCCAGCCCAGTTGCTCCAGCGCGACAAAGGAACGACAGTGACATGTCCGTCTCAAGTGAGAGTAGTGTATCAAGGAAAAGCAACGAATCAGCTAagaatagaaaaacaaaaatagtgcCCAAACATAAAGATTCACGGGAGAAAGTCCATAGGTCTCGGTCAAAAGACCGATACGACTCGAAATACAGTAGACGGCGGTCGAGGTCTGCTTCGCGGGGGCGGAGAAGACGATCGCACAGTCGGAGTCGCAGTCGAAGTAGATCCAGGTCCAGGTCTCGAGGCTACAGGAGGTATAGAAGATCAGACTCTCCTTATAAAAGGAAACACAGGTCGCGGTCGCCATACCAGAACAGGTCACATAGATCGCGCTCCAGACCAACAAGCACTCGGTCCAAGAGTCCTGCTGCCAAAAAGTTGAAGCTGACTCCTCCTACGAACAGCAACGATAGGAAGATCATCAAGTCCCACACGCCGCCTTTACGGAAACCGACCATTTCTGAAAGCTCGGACTCGTCATCATCTAG TTCCTCATCATCATCCTCGTCATCTTCCTcctcgtcatcatcatcgtcgaGTTCGTCCTCCAGCTCAGCAAGTTCCACCAAGTCCAGGAGATCAGTCGGCTCGTCGACCAAGTCCAGGAGATCCGTCAGTTCTTACAAGCGAGACGAACCTTACAAGACCAAGAGTTACAGGGGCTACAGTTCTGAAGATAG GGAGAGTAACACACTGGTCGAGGAACGCAGGATAGTGTTCGTCGGTCGACTGGAGAAGGATATCACGAAGATGACGTTGAAGAACCAGTTCTCCAAGTTTGGTCACGTCGTGGAAGTACGGCTACATAGCAAGGAAGATGG GTCTAGATACGGTTTCGTGACGTACCAACGAGCCCGGGACGCCTGGTCGGCGGTGGAGGCTGCTAGCTCGTTCCCTCAGTACGACGTCGGGTTTGGAGGCCGGCGCGCCTTCTGCAGGCAAAGCTATGCTGATCTTG ATGGTCTCGAAGCCAAATACACCGAGAGCGCCTTCCACGGGCAGGTGGCGCTGCCTCCGATCCGGAACGAGGACGACAATACATTTGATCAAATGTTACTAGAAATGAAGCAGAAACTCAGCCAAAGAAAGAGCGAGCATAAACGCTCAGACGATTCCAAGCCTTGA
- the LOC118270272 gene encoding uncharacterized protein LOC118270272 isoform X1 yields the protein MAFPAQYYDHLRSKEDCYDDSDDNTDMESHILNTYTYREAPFRPIGHKVMRMKIDSLSSESSSGNQNSPEYSTQISVPQLRHSVDSNGDDTEINISHTSNNSSSSSEDESSETEENIDVENAEETTEDPTEEPTVRENGYEVSEEQDISLDYEEILAVEDAETGAEIEIHKSLPTSLELNENCLVEDDDYMVYTVIAVDPDDCDDDDDDDEEEEEEEETEDVASVIDTETDATVINTEADAPVIHTEADASVINTEAAEEVEAAEEAEATLMADIPNGTDISHNSITYLERNTTEEVVNVCVSPVVSNVNNNVDTNQHILEEDVPVVRAIDDYFNKDISLPVGNIHGFLPKTPDEHIIKEHSNHYIPENVQQITSKLTSSYIDPAHHVLPPTQVTNLSKEDLEAWPRIQSIKRFLLEDIHTIMKSRPIQKSSSVPQSPVPHMCMEYDDVKQSMTFEDLDLSDLGLDSDRDKLDTSAPRILTDEDVNSFLITEKKEVIQEEDNFHIEDMDLERPLEATISVSSPVPVLNRSSTPIQTVLDFCIEKSANKKEIATETKGELEDFVDVESCNETVLPVLEANNVNSLLEQFEASENMNKKKKDKSSAVTSKNSVKSGLSNGTRLQDAGMQLNKNKMRQILMPPTPLNATSRRSPSPVHSDHDYCSPKKRSSLPKVKGGQSLLKPDIVSKNKILNSRHRSCKSKKVVYHLSSDEEDNGVKSKKPVKEEAESKKSSSKPAIQSNCRRKLSPPLSAPDSCKDDKKSVIEKEACKASDINSQNCNGRIKLLIKNKSEVILNCDPVDSQKNIEKCKNSDSEKNNNLDKKEKRIDRHKVKTLDNAETATVKEPKGTEARPKQDNFYTALFSNKQDVQIPQPIKLKPEKRPDNDESNKCMLVAAITKEVEQPQKKKKLNLQEYKLRKGASSNNSSATVSPEAIFPDMPSPGLDKAVKCPLIKTNGTNNIPKPNEPEYFDPIKEASRKILLNTNKKKAEALRKREENIVMSKIPKVDILQLQPLISEAEMLQIVGMKPQPEIVPVPSHTEKPQQPAQQQYEELILVSVGTNTDDKITPIEEPEVKASSLINFKIKKADNVLKQNVFDVKRGKTSTDDKADKKIDKKRYKDIAATLKSVEKQVETRNLSNSLFSSIQDVVLKKAPEKVESVEPSSSKSQHEKRNTTIVREYDPKAEHGEDKVILHLGKKRNKPVTSTISIQTDSLPEFTELPVATTLKKRPSPVAPARQRNDSDMSVSSESSVSRKSNESAKNRKTKIVPKHKDSREKVHRSRSKDRYDSKYSRRRSRSASRGRRRRSHSRSRSRSRSRSRSRGYRRYRRSDSPYKRKHRSRSPYQNRSHRSRSRPTSTRSKSPAAKKLKLTPPTNSNDRKIIKSHTPPLRKPTISESSDSSSSSSSSSSSSSSSSSSSSSSSSSSSASSTKSRRSVGSSTKSRRSVSSYKRDEPYKTKSYRGYSSEDRESNTLVEERRIVFVGRLEKDITKMTLKNQFSKFGHVVEVRLHSKEDGSRYGFVTYQRARDAWSAVEAASSFPQYDVGFGGRRAFCRQSYADLDGLEAKYTESAFHGQVALPPIRNEDDNTFDQMLLEMKQKLSQRKSEHKRSDDSKP from the exons ATGGCGTTCCCTGCCCAATATTATGATCATCTTAGATCCAAGGAGGATTGCTATGATGACAGTGACGATAACACAG ACATGGAGTCGCacatattaaatacatacacgTATCGGGAGGCTCCGTTTCGTCCGATCGGACACAAAGTCATGCGTATGAAGATTGACTCCCTATCATCAGAAAGCAGTAGTGGTAACCAAAACAGTCCTGAATACTCCACGCAAATCAGTGTGCCACAATTGAGGCATTCTGTTGACAGCAATGGTGACGACACTGAG ATTAATATAAGTCACACGAGTAATAATAGCAGTAGCAGCTCAGAAGATGAAAGCTCTGAGACAGAGGAAAATATAGATGTAGAGAATGCAGAAGAAACTACAGAGGACCCTACAGAGGAACCTACAGTGAGAGAGAATGGGTATGAGGTTAGTGAAGAACAGGATATCAGTTTGGATTACGAAGAAATCCTCGCAGTAGAAGATGCGGAAACTGGTGCAGAAATTGAGATACATAAGTCTTTACCAACATCTTTGGAGCTCAACGAGAATTGTTTGGTAGAAGATGATGACTATATGGTTTATACTGTGATTGCGGTAGATCCAGACGACTgtgacgacgacgacgatgatgatgaggaagaagaagaagaagaagaaacagAAGATGTTGCTTCTGTCATAGATACAGAAACTGACGCTACTGTCATAAATACAGAAGCTGATGCTCCTGTCATACACACAGAAGCTGATGCTTCTGTCATAAATACAGAAGCTGCTGAAGAGGTAGAAGCTGCAGAAGAGGCAGAAGCTACCTTAATGGCAGATATACCGAATGGTACCGATATCAGCCATAACTCTATCACATATCTAGAAAGAAATACTACAGAGGAAGTGGTAAATGTATGTGTTTCTCCAGTGGTTTCAAATGTCAATAATAATGTCGATACAAACCAACACATACTGGAGGAAGACGTTCCTGTAGTCAGAGCTATCGATGACTACTTTAACAAGGATATATCACTCCCAGTTGGAAACATACACGGTTTCCTCCCTAAAACACCTGATGAACACATTATTAAAGAACATAGTAACCACTACATACCAGAAAATGTTCAACAAATTACATCAAAGTTAACAAGTAGTTACATTGATCCAGCCCATCACGTATTGCCCCCAACTCAGGTCACCAACTTATCAAAAGAAGACTTAGAGGCCTGGCCAAGAATCCAAAGTATAAAGAGGTTCCTCTTAGAGGACATTCACACAATCATGAAATCTCGGCCCATACAAAAGTCGTCTTCGGTGCCGCAATCACCTGTGCCGCATATGTGCATGGAATATGATGATGTTAAGCAAAGTATGACCTTCGAGGACCTAGATTTATCTGATCTAGGTTTAGACAGTGATAGAGATAAACTAGATACTAGTGCGCCGCGTATTTTAACGGACGAAGATGTGAATAGCTTTTTAATTACTGAAAAGAAGGAAGTTATACAAGAAGAGGACAATTTCCATATCGAAGATATGGATCTAGAGCGTCCTCTCGAAGCTACCATCTCTGTTTCTTCGCCTGTCCCTGTGTTAAATCGCTCATCCACACCTATTCAAACAGTTCTAGACTTTTGCATAGAAAAGTCGgctaataaaaaagaaatagcgACAGAGACAAAAGGTGAATTAGAAGATTTCGTGGATGTCGAATCTTGTAACGAGACAGTATTGCCAGTTTTAGAAGCTAATAATGTGAACTCTCTGTTAGAACAATTCGAAGCCTCtgaaaatatgaacaaaaaGAAGAAAGATAAATCGAGCGCTGTGACATCCAAAAATAGTGTAAAAAGTGGTTTGTCCAATGGCACGCGGCTTCAAGACGCTGGAATgcaattaaataagaataaaatgcGGCAAATACTG ATGCCGCCCACACCACTAAATGCGACCAGCAGGCGGTCACCGAGCCCCGTTCACTCGGATCATGACTACTGCTCGCCGAAAAAGCGGAGTAGCTTGCCCAAAGTCAAGGGAGGGCAAAGCTTACTCAAACCCGACATAGTcagcaaaaacaaaatacttaattctAGACATAGGTCgtgtaaaagtaaaaaagtggTTTACCATTTGAGTAGTGACGAAGAAGACAATGGTGTAAAAAGCAAGAAACCAGTGAAAGAGGAAGCAGAAAGTAAAAAAAGCAGTAGTAAACCGGCCATTCAATCGAACTGTCGTAGAAAACTGTCCCCACCCCTAAGTGCACCAGATAGTTGTAAAGACGATAAAAAATCTGTGATCGAAAAGGAAGCTTGTAAAGCTAGTGATATTAATAGTCAAAATTGTAATGGTAGGattaagttacttattaagAATAAATCTGAAGTTATACTAAACTGTGATCCTGTAGACTCTCAGAAAAATATAGAGAAGTGTAAAAATAGTGAtagtgaaaaaaataacaatttagacaaaaaagaaaaacgaatAGATAGGCATAAAGTTAAAACTTTGGATAATGCAGAGACTGCTACTGTGAAGGAGCCGAAAGGAACCGAAGCCCGTCCCAAACAGGACAACTTTTACACAGCATTGTTTAGTAATAAGCAAGACGTCCAGATCCCGCAGCCAATAAAGCTGAAGCCGGAGAAGAGGCCAGACAATGACGAATCAAATAAGTGCATGTTGGTAGCAGCTATTACGAAAGAGGTTGAACAACCGCAGAAGAAAAAGAAGCTTAACTTGCAAGAATACAAGTTGAGAAAGGGAGCAAGTTCGAACAACAGCTCCGCGACAGTCAGCCCTGAAGCGATATTCCCTGACATGCCCAGCCCTGGATTGGATAAAGCAGTGAAATGTCCACTCATAAAAACGAATGGCACTAATAATATTCCTAAGCCTAACGAACCAGAATATTTCGACCCCATTAAAGAGGCATCGAGAAAAATATTGCTAAATACGAATAAAAAGAAAGCAGAGGCACTAAGGAAGAGAGAGGAGAATATTGTAATGAGCAAGATACCGAAAGTTGATATTCTTCAACTACAGCCGCTAATAAGTGAGGCTGAGATGCTGCAAATAGTTGGGATGAAACCTCAGCCTGAAATAGTGCCAGTGCCTTCGCATACTGAGAAACCACAACAGCCGGCTCAGCAACAGTATGAAGAGTTAATCTTGGTGAGTGTCGGCACCAATACAGACGATAAAATTACCCCCATCGAAGAACCTGAAGTAAAAGCGTCGTCTctcattaatttcaaaattaagaaAGCCGATAATGTACTAAAACAGAATGTGTTCGATGTAAAAAGAGGAAAAACGTCCACAGATGATAAAGCTGACAAAAAAATTGATAAGAAACGTTACAAAGACATCGCCGCTACGTTAAAGAGTGTTGAGAAACAGGTTGAGACGAGAAATCTGAGTAATTCACTATTCTCGAGCATCCAAGATGTGGTCTTGAAGAAAGCTCCCGAGAAGGTGGAGTCGGTAGAACCAAGCAGTTCTAAGTCTCAACATGAGAAACGTAATACTACTATAGTACGGGAATATGATCCTAAGGCGGAACACGGCGAAGACAAGGTTATTTTACATCTAGGCAAGAAAAGGAATAAACCAGTGACTTCTACCATAAGTATACAGACAGATTCACTACCTGAGTTTACTGAGCTGCCAGTTGCGACTACACTGAAAAAGAGACCCAGCCCAGTTGCTCCAGCGCGACAAAGGAACGACAGTGACATGTCCGTCTCAAGTGAGAGTAGTGTATCAAGGAAAAGCAACGAATCAGCTAagaatagaaaaacaaaaatagtgcCCAAACATAAAGATTCACGGGAGAAAGTCCATAGGTCTCGGTCAAAAGACCGATACGACTCGAAATACAGTAGACGGCGGTCGAGGTCTGCTTCGCGGGGGCGGAGAAGACGATCGCACAGTCGGAGTCGCAGTCGAAGTAGATCCAGGTCCAGGTCTCGAGGCTACAGGAGGTATAGAAGATCAGACTCTCCTTATAAAAGGAAACACAGGTCGCGGTCGCCATACCAGAACAGGTCACATAGATCGCGCTCCAGACCAACAAGCACTCGGTCCAAGAGTCCTGCTGCCAAAAAGTTGAAGCTGACTCCTCCTACGAACAGCAACGATAGGAAGATCATCAAGTCCCACACGCCGCCTTTACGGAAACCGACCATTTCTGAAAGCTCGGACTCGTCATCATCTAG TTCCTCATCATCATCCTCGTCATCTTCCTcctcgtcatcatcatcgtcgaGTTCGTCCTCCAGCTCAGCAAGTTCCACCAAGTCCAGGAGATCAGTCGGCTCGTCGACCAAGTCCAGGAGATCCGTCAGTTCTTACAAGCGAGACGAACCTTACAAGACCAAGAGTTACAGGGGCTACAGTTCTGAAGATAG GGAGAGTAACACACTGGTCGAGGAACGCAGGATAGTGTTCGTCGGTCGACTGGAGAAGGATATCACGAAGATGACGTTGAAGAACCAGTTCTCCAAGTTTGGTCACGTCGTGGAAGTACGGCTACATAGCAAGGAAGATGG GTCTAGATACGGTTTCGTGACGTACCAACGAGCCCGGGACGCCTGGTCGGCGGTGGAGGCTGCTAGCTCGTTCCCTCAGTACGACGTCGGGTTTGGAGGCCGGCGCGCCTTCTGCAGGCAAAGCTATGCTGATCTTG ATGGTCTCGAAGCCAAATACACCGAGAGCGCCTTCCACGGGCAGGTGGCGCTGCCTCCGATCCGGAACGAGGACGACAATACATTTGATCAAATGTTACTAGAAATGAAGCAGAAACTCAGCCAAAGAAAGAGCGAGCATAAACGCTCAGACGATTCCAAGCCTTGA